A region of Arabidopsis thaliana chromosome 5, partial sequence DNA encodes the following proteins:
- a CDS encoding calmodulin binding protein yields MSNPMFPEKWEESSTSKSSRRVHKRRERKMWKKPIKLSRFPSFGFSGSDFTLDQIPAIFSGYTAESEDSSSSEMSDDSRTYSKSSDENEELDQERPRSVKRRAKSKSISRISSMKVLRRQSTRTLYGAGQRLKKMRSMKRLTSNSRQILRKKNLDRGDFGLLQPHYLRPTSSSASKNVENNQKNLGAARLKRIASLRYNGLLKATCSSAMKGSSSKRSNDVCTYRYCSLHGRRHSHAADNNAGVPSLKRFVSMRRKFMNRQKSVNRRLVLLKRTLSRKRGPLGGRVVTDQESKEVDDNVDGDSDEEVFEEEVSSSVDGGNDNESIGRSSETVMVDVDDNVDRGMDAMETVASKVQESKTETVGATLWRAICEQTVTGHDHDDGKVDGTTSDGTVGDNEEVCREGSSGELREEDGKKTEYVWNETVTLVKQAFDEILAEITDDDSSDDISMTKDEALEVGLGEEDVGADSSDSSCSDMQPVIERDTHLSVIASTFHMRDEFGHQRGPKKWSYLKRVILLKRFLKSLDRKERRKLSDGKESETIMRLRRELVGERKNAEEWMLDHALRQVISTLAPSQKKKVKHLVKAFESLIPMDGGSRGHDDLVSPAREENETVNSQTQTILRDNKDATDILEVSPAKDLEETNLTCEASSFLSIDMKSDEENETVNSPTIWRDNEDTTDLLEVVPAKDLEETNLTSESSSSLCIGMKSDEALESTADASLCNHLAVEEEVDGLALGSFIEEEEKKGESEKQNLSTWRNLIQKHMVMRDNSEGNRNETEQEHKWSYGTDQMTGIDDANAAAVKSIQLAFETILSEIPDSSSDEESVSESSNSLKEEKEHQGETKRSWNSLRKVILLKRFVKSLEKVQVPNPRKMRNLPVESAFEAENVFLRHRSIMEGTRTEGEEMMLDYALRQAISRLAPIQRKKVDLLVQAFDIVLDGHDTPKQTKNSDTPRNNDETKEGKPRVEEGCEVNKDEQKIKNVFARFQVHQKDLKGEEEVHNTPKESRNLPPIRNFKQRIVVEKGKDSRMWKLIYKHMVTEKEGIDSANAESVASVESEYDDEAGGLQIDARRSGTVTLVREALEKILSEIPDNSSDDQSMDSDITTEQELFERNSQVSEEKSEVSSATFKPKFTEKRVKGWNNVKKVILLKRFVSDLGSLTRLSPKTPRVLPWEPDPETEKIRLRHQEIGGKRNSEEWMLDYALRQAISTLAPSQKRKVSLLAQAFDTISLQDMGSGSTPGSAASSRNISRQSSISSMAAHYENEANAEIIRGKLRNLQEDLKESAKLDGVSKDLEEKQQCSSLWRILCKQMEDNEKNQTLPEETRKEEEEEELKEDTSVDGEKMELYQTEAVELLGEVIDGISLEESQDQNLNNEETRQKSETLQVSKVRIDRWSNLKRAILLRRFVKALENVRKFNPREPRFLPPNPEVEAEKVNLRHQETQNKKNGDEWMVDNALQGVVSKLTPARKLKVQLLVQAFESLSATGN; encoded by the exons ATGTCGAATCCGATGTTCCCGGAGAAATGGGAGGAGAGCTCAACAAGTAAAAGCAGCAGAAGAGTTCATaaaaggagagagaggaagatgTGGAAGAAACCCATCAAGCTTTCTAGATTTCCCAGTTTCGGTTTCTCCGGTTCCGACTTCACTCTTGATCAGATTCCGGCCATCTTCTCCGGCTACACTGCCGAGTCTGAAGATTCCTCTTCCTCCGAGATGTCTGATGATTCCAGAACTTACTCGAAATCATCTGATGAGAATGAGGAGCTTGACCAG GAAAGGCCAAGATCGGTGAAGAGACGAGCGAAATCGAAGAGTATTTCACGAATTTCAAGCATGAAGGTTCTTAGGAGACAGTCAACGAGGACATTATATGGAGCAGGacagagattgaagaagatgagatctATGAAGCGTTTAACTTCAAATTCGAGACAAATTCTAAGGAAAAAGAATCTTGATAGGGGAGATTTTGGATTGTTACAGCCTCATTACTTGAGACCAACGAGCTCTTCTGCTTCAAAGAATGTCGAAAACAATCAGAAGAATCTTGGAGCAGCTAGGTTGAAGAGAATAGCAAGCTTGAGATACAATGGTTTGCTTAAAGCTACATGTTCTTCAGCTATGAAAGGTTCTTCTTCTAAGAGGAGTAATGATGTTTGCACTTATAGGTATTGTTCTCTGCATGGTAGGCGTCATAGCCACGCTGCGGATAACAATGCTGGTGTTCCCTCTTTGAAGCGGTTTGTGTCGATGAGGAGGAAGTTTATGAATAGGCAGAAGAGTGTGAACCGGAGGTTGGTGTTATTGAAGAGGACTTTGAGTAGAAAGAGAGGGCCTTTAGGTGGTCGGGTTGTGACTGATCAAGAATCAAAGGAGGTGGATGATAATGTAGATGGAGATTCTGATGAAGAGGTgtttgaagaagaggtttCCAGCTCTGTGGATGGTGGAAATGATAATGAATCGATTGGAAGATCTAGTGAGACAGTAAtggttgatgttgatgataatGTGGATAGAGGAATGGATGCAATGGAGACTGTTGCATCAAAGGTTCAGGAATCTAAAACGGAGACTGTAGGTGCCACACTATGGCGCGCTATATGTGAGCAAACTGTGACGGGTCACGATCATGATGATGGTAAGGTCGATGGAACGACGAGTGATGGAACTGTGGGAGATAATGAAGAAGTTTGCAGAGAAGGTTCCTCTGGAGAATTGAGAGAAGAGGATGGAAAGAAAACCGAATATGTATGGAATGAAACTGTAACGCTCGTTAAGCAAGCGTTTGATGAGATACTTGCGGAAATCACCGATGATGACTCGTCTGATGATATTTCTATGACGAAGGATGAAGCTTTAGAGGTTGGATTGGGGGAAGAAGATGTAGGAGCGGATTCGAGTGATTCAAGTTGCTCGGATATGCAGCCTGTTATAGAAAGAGATACACATTTGTCTGTGATTGCTTCTACTTTTCATATGAGAGATGAATTTGGTCATCAGAGAGGTCCCAAGAAGTGGAGTTACTTGAAAAGAGTAATACTTCTCAAGAGATTTCTCAAGTCTTTGGACCGAAAAGAGAGGCGTAAGTTATCTGATGGCAAAGAGAGTGAAACAATAATGCGGTTGAGAAGAGAGCTGGTTGGGGAGAGGAAGAATGCAGAAGAATGGATGCTTGATCACGCACTTAGGCAAGTCATTTCGACACTTGCTCCATCgcagaaaaagaaagtaaaacatCTTGTTAAAGCTTTTGAAAGTTTAATCCCAATGGATGGTGGTTCTAGAGGTCATGATGATCTTGTAAGTCCTGCAAGAGAAGAGAACGAAACAGTGAACTCGCAAACGCAAACGATCTTGAGAGACAATAAAGACGCTACTGATATACTAGAAGTTTCACCAGCAAAGGAtcttgaagaaacaaacttaaCTTGTGAAGCATCATCCTTTTTGTCTATTGATATGAAATCTGATGAAGAGAACGAAACAGTGAACTCACCAACGATCTGGAGAGACAATGAAGACACTACTGATCTACTGGAAGTTGTACCAGCAAAGGAtcttgaagaaacaaacttaactagtgaatcatcatcatctctgtGTATTGGTATGAAATCTGATGAAGCTTTGGAATCAACAGCAGATGCAAGTTTATGTAATCATCTTGctgtggaagaagaagtagatgGGTTGGCTTTGGGTTCgtttatagaagaagaagaaaagaagggaGAATCTGAAAAGCAAAATCTTTCTACATGGAGGAACCTTATACAGAAGCACATGGTCATGAGAGACAACAGCGAGGGAAATCGTAATGAAACTGAGCAAGAACACAAGTGGTCCTATGGAACTGATCAGATGACAGGTATTGATGATGCTAATGCTGCAGCTGTTAAATCGATTCAGCTAGCATTTGAAACGATTCTCTCGGAGATACCTGACTCATCGTCCGACGAAGAGAGTGTTTCGGAATCATCTAACTCTCttaaagaggagaaagaacaTCAAGGAGAGACCAAGAGGAGCTGGAACAGCTTGAGAAAGGTTATACTTTTGAAAAGATTTGTGAAAAGCTTGGAGAAAGTACAGGTTCCTAATCCGAGAAAGATGCGTAATCTTCCTGTTGAGTCTGCATTTGAGGCAGAAAATGTATTCCTGAGACACCGATCAATAATGGAAGGAACAAGAACAGAAGGAGAGGAAATGATGCTGGATTATGCTCTGAGACAAGCGATATCAAGATTGGCTCCTATACAGAGAAAGAAGGTAGACCTCCTTGTGCAAGCCTTTGATATTGTCCTTGATGGCCATGATACACCTAAACAAACCAAGAACAGTGATACTCCCCGGAACAATGATGAAACTAAAGAAGGAAAACCGAGAGTAGAGGAAGGTTGTGAAGTCAACAAAGATGAGCAGAAGATTAAAAATGTCTTTGCAAGATTTCAGGTACATCAAAAAGACTTGAAAGGAGAAGAGGAGGTTCATAATACGCCTAAGGAATCCAGAAATTTGCCTCCTATCAGAAATTTTAAACAGCGAATCGTGGTTGAGAAAGGGAAAGACTCGAGAATGTGGAAGCTCATCTATAAACACATGGtaacagagaaagaaggaaTTGATTCTGCAAATGCTGAATCAGTGGCTTCAGTTGAAagtgaatatgatgatgaggcTGGTGGTCTTCAGATTGATGCAAGAAGAAGCGGAACAGTTACACTTGTTAGAGAAGCGCTTGAGAAAATTCTCTCTGAAATTCCGGATAACTCATCTGATGATCAGTCTATGGACAGTGATATAACTACGGAGCAAGAActatttgaaagaaactctCAAGTCAGTGAAGAAAAGAGTGAAGTTTCTTCAGCTACCTTCAAACCAAAGTTTACTGAGAAAAGAGTGAAGGGATGGAACAATGTGAAGAAAGTCATTCTTCTAAAGCGATTTGTTAGTGACTTAGGAAGTCTGACAAGACTCAGCCCCAAGACACCTCGTGTTTTGCCATGGGAACCCGATCCAGAAACCGAAAAGATCCGTTTGAGGCATCAGGAAATCGGAGGGAAGAGGAATTCAGAGGAATGGATGCTCGATTATGCTCTACGACAAGCCATATCGACATTAGCACCGtctcagaaaagaaaagtctcTCTTCTTGCACAAGCTTTCGACACTATAAGCTTACAAGATATGGGGAGTGGTTCAACCCCGGGGTCAGCAGCATCGTCCAGGAACATCTCTCGTCAATCCAGCATTTCTTCTATGGCGGCCCATTATGAAAATGAAGCTAATGCTGAGATCATTAGAGGAAAACTGAGAAATCTCCAAGAAGATCTCAAAGAGAGTGCAAAACTTGATGGTGTATCCAAAGATTTGGAAGAGAAACAACAGTGCTCGAGCTTGTGGCGGATATTATGCAAACAGATGGAAGACAACgagaaaaaccaaacattgcctgaagaaacaagaaaagaagaagaagaagaagaactgaaAGAAGACACAAGTGTGGATGGTGAAAAGATGGAACTTTACCAAACCGAAGCAGTGGAACTATTAGGAGAAGTCATAGATGGAATCTCTCTTGAAGAGAGTCAAGATCAGAACCTAAACaatgaagaaacaagacaGAAGAGTGAAACTCTACAGGTCTCAAAAGTGAGGATTGACCGATGGAGCAACCTCAAAAGAGCGATTTTGCTTAGGAGATTCGTCAAAGCCTTAGAGAATGTAAGGAAATTCAACCCAAGAGAGCCTCGGTTCTTGCCTCCGAACCCCGAAGTTGAAGCGGAAAAGGTGAATCTTAGGCATCAAGAAacccaaaacaagaaaaatggcGATGAATGGATGGTCGATAACGCACTTCAAGGAGTGGTTTCGAAGCTAACACCAGCTCGCAAACTTAAAGTTCAGTTATTGGTGCAAGCGTTTGAGTCACTTTCGGCTACAGGGAACTGA
- the SDP1 gene encoding Patatin-like phospholipase family protein — protein MDISNEASVDPFSIGPSSIMGRTIAFRVLFCRSMSQLRRDLFRFLLHWFLRFKLTVSPFVSWFHPRNPQGILAVVTIIAFVLKRYTNVKIKAEMAYRRKFWRNMMRTALTYEEWAHAAKMLEKETPKMNESDLYDEELVKNKLQELRHRRQEGSLRDIMFCMRADLVRNLGNMCNSELHKGRLQVPRHIKEYIDEVSTQLRMVCNSDSEELSLEEKLSFMHETRHAFGRTALLLSGGASLGAFHVGVVRTLVEHKLLPRIIAGSSVGSIICAVVASRSWPELQSFFENSLHSLQFFDQLGGVFSIVKRVMTQGALHDIRQLQCMLRNLTSNLTFQEAYDMTGRILGITVCSPRKHEPPRCLNYLTSPHVVIWSAVTASCAFPGLFEAQELMAKDRSGEIVPYHPPFNLDPEVGTKSSSGRRWRDGSLEVDLPMMQLKELFNVNHFIVSQANPHIAPLLRLKDLVRAYGGRFAAKLAHLVEMEVKHRCNQVLELGFPLGGLAKLFAQEWEGDVTVVMPATLAQYSKIIQNPTHVELQKAANQGRRCTWEKLSAIKSNCGIELALDDSVAILNHMRRLKKSAERAATATSSSHHGLASTTRFNASRRIPSWNVLARENSTGSLDDLVTDNNLHASSGRNLSDSETESVELSSWTRTGGPLMRTASANKFIDFVQSLDIDIALVRGFSSSPNSPAVPPGGSFTPSPRSIAAHSDIESNSNSNNLGTSTSSITVTEGDLLQPERTSNGFVLNVVKRENLGMPSIGNQNTELPESVQLDIPEKEMDCSSVSEHEEDDNDNEEEHNGSSLVTVSSEDSGLQEPVSGSVIDA, from the exons ATGGATATAAGTAATGAGGCTAGTGTCGATCCCTTTTCGATTGGACCATCATCTATCATGGGTCGAACCATTGCTTTCAGAGTCTTGTTCTGTAGATCAATGTCACAGCTTAGGCGTGATCTCTTTCGGTTCTTGTTGCATTGGTTTCTTAGATTTAAGCTGACCGTTTCACCGTTTGTGTCGTGGTTTCATCCTCGGAACCCTCAAGGGATTTTAGCGGTGGTTACAATCATTGCCTTTGTGTTGAAACGATACACGAATGTGAAAATAAAGGCGGAAATGGCTTACCGGAGGAAGTTTTGGAGGAATATGATGCGGACGGCTTTGACTTATGAGGAATGGGCTCATGCTGCTAAGATGTTAGAGAAGGAAACACCAAAGATGaatgaatctgatctttatGATGAAGAGTTGGTTAAGAACAAGCTTCAGGAGCTTCGTCATCGTCGCCAAGAAGGCTCACTTAGAGACATTATGTTTTGTATGAGAGCTGATTTGGTGAGGAATCTCGGTAATATGTGTAATTCGGAGCTTCATAAAGGTAGACTTCAGGTTCCTAGACATATCAAAGAGTACATTGATGAGGTGTCTACTCAGTTGAGAATGGTTTGTAACTCTGATTCAGAGGAGCTTTCTTTAGAAGAGAAGCTTTCTTTTATGCATGAAACACGGCATGCCTTTGGTAGAACGGCTTTGCTTTTGAGTGGTGGGGCTTCTCTTGGTGCGTTTCATGTTGGTGTGGTTAGGACTTTGGTTGAGCATAAGCTTTTACCTCGAATAATTGCTGGTTCTAGTGTTGGATCCATCATTTGTGCTGTTGTGGCCTCAAGGTCTTGGCCAGAACTACAGAGTTTCTTTGAGAATTCTTTGCATTCTTTACAGTTCTTTGATCAGCTCGGAGGCGTGTTCTCAATAGTGAAACGGGTAATGACACAAGGGGCTCTACACGATATCAGACAGTTGCAATGTATGCTTAGAAACCTCACAAGCAATCTCACATTCCAAGAAGCTTATGACATGACAGGAAGGATTCTCGGGATCACCGTTTGCTCCCCAAGAAAGCATGAACCTCCTCGGTGTCTTAACTATTTGACTTCGCCTCATGTGGTTATATGGAGCGCAGTGACTGCTTCTTGTGCTTTTCCTGGTCTCTTTGAAGCTCAAGAGCTAATGGCTAAAGATCGAAGTGGAGAGATCGTACCGTATCATCCACCTTTCAATTTGGATCCAGAAGTAGGCACTAAATCATCATCTGGACGCCGGTGGAGAGATGGTAGTTTGGAGGTTGATTTACCAATGATGCAGCTTAAAGAACTGTTCAATGTCAATCATTTTATTGTGAGCCAAGCCAATCCTCACATTGCTCCATTACTGCGTCTAAAGGATTTAGTTCGAGCTTATGGTGGTAGATTCGCAGCTAAG CTCGCGCATCTAGTGGAGATGGAGGTCAAACATAGATGCAACCAGGTATTAGAGCTCGGTTTTCCTCTCGGTGGACTCGCAAAGCTTTTTGCTCAGGAGTGGGAAGGTGATGTTACAGTTGTAATGCCTGCTACTCTTGCTCAG TACTCGAAGATTATACAAAATCCGACTCATGTCGAGCTTCAGAAAGCGGCTaaccaaggaagaagatgcACTTGGGAGAAGCTCTCAGCCATAAAATCAAACTGCGGGATCGAGCTTGCGCTTGATGATTCTGTAGCTATTCTTAACCATATGCGGAGGCTCAAGAAAAGTGCGGAGAGAGCCGCCACTGCCACGTCTTCGTCTCATCACGGATTGGCTTCAACCACCAGATTCAATGCTTCAAGAAGAATCCCATCTTGGAACGTCCTTGCCAGAGAGAACTCAACAGGCTCACTGGATGATCTAGTCACTGACAATAACCTCCACGCTTCTTCGGGCAGGAATTTAAGCGACAGTGAAACAGAGAGCGTGGAGTTGAGTTCTTGGACAAGAACTGGTGGACCTTTAATGAGAACAGCTTCTGCTAATAAGTTCATTGATTTTGTTCAGAGTCTTGATATCGACATTGCATTGGTCAGAGGATTTAGTAGCAGTCCCAATTCTCCAGCAGTTCCTCCTGGTGGCTCGTTTACTCCAAGCCCGAGATCCATAGCGGCTCATTCGGATATCGAATCAAACAGCAATAGCAACAATCTTGGAACAAGCACTTCAAGCATAACAGTTACTGAAGGTGATCTTCTACAGCCTGAGAGAACGAGTAACGGATTTGTGTTAAACGTCGTTAAAAGAGAGAACTTGGGAATGCCATCGATTGGGAACCAAAATACAGAGTTACCAGAGAGTGTACAGCTCGATATACCGGAGAAGGAGATGGATTGTAGCTCTGTATCAGAacacgaagaagatgataacgacaatgaagaagaacataaCGGCTCGAGTCTGGTTACTGTTTCTTCAGAAGATTCCGGTTTACAAGAACCGGTGTCTGGTAGTGTTATAGATGCTTAG
- a CDS encoding F-box family protein (F-box family protein; CONTAINS InterPro DOMAIN/s: F-box domain, Skp2-like (InterPro:IPR022364); BEST Arabidopsis thaliana protein match is: unknown protein (TAIR:AT5G03920.1); Has 37 Blast hits to 37 proteins in 11 species: Archae - 0; Bacteria - 0; Metazoa - 0; Fungi - 0; Plants - 37; Viruses - 0; Other Eukaryotes - 0 (source: NCBI BLink).) has product MSTYVSSVFSLATMKQNPLKRKRNDEITEEKVVLLMAMHKEDDEHQHTKPSPPSWEILCLVGPYMDPESLAVASCVSTTWSKCFSSEDLWKSLPATRHSIFAKAITKEGAKPAWLSYKRLISEAESAAKRRRNNQPAEPKISLSDLVFIVHVSAGSKEAVVVKQGKDLVFGSNERFQIEADVRDSGFTADMKDVSMSWNVVLRNYERMFLMSETVIKSLDSMIGWFTDELPGTKNRYCDGSNLVGEVKPSFNEDVLDKVVFAIADSRNWKSLFVDDVLRYLQCFLVD; this is encoded by the coding sequence ATGTCCACATACGTGTCCTCTGTCTTCTCTCTCGCCACCATGAAACAAAACCCTCTGAAGCGCAAACGCAACGATGAGATCACTGAAGAGAAAGTCGTACTACTCATGGCTATGCACAAAGAAGACGACGAGCACCAACATACCAAACCGTCTCCACCATCTTGGGAGATTCTCTGCCTTGTTGGTCCTTACATGGACCCTGAGTCACTAGCCGTAGCCTCTTGCGTCTCCACCACGTGGTCGAAGTGCTTCTCCTCGGAAGATCTATGGAAGTCTCTACCAGCCACACGACATTCTATATTCGCTAAAGCCATCACCAAGGAGGGAGCTAAGCCCGCCTGGTTATCGTACAAGCGTCTAATCTCTGAAGCAGAATCTGCAGCAAAACGCCGCCGCAACAACCAACCCGCGGAGCCAAAGATCTCTCTCTCCGATCTTGTTTTCATCGTCCACGTGTCAGCTGGATCAAAAGAAGCAGTGGTTGTGAAACAGGGGAAGGATCTTGTGTTTGGCTCGAACGAGCGGTTCCAAATCGAAGCTGATGTCCGCGACTCGGGATTCACCGCCGATATGAAAGACGTGAGCATGTCGTGGAACGTCGTGTTAAGGAATTACGAAAGAATGTTTCTAATGTCGGAGACTGTTATAAAGTCATTAGATTCTATGATTGGATGGTTCACCGATGAACTTCCGGGGACAAAGAACCGTTACTGTGACGGTAGCAACCTGGTGGGAGAAGTCAAGCCAAGTTTTAATGAAGATGTTCTTGATAAAGTCGTGTTCGCTATTGCAGATTCACGCAACTGGAAGTCTCTGTTCGTTGACGATGTCTTGAGATATCTCCAATGTTTTCTTGTCGACTAA
- a CDS encoding uncharacterized protein (unknown protein; FUNCTIONS IN: molecular_function unknown; INVOLVED IN: biological_process unknown; LOCATED IN: endomembrane system; EXPRESSED IN: egg cell; Has 1807 Blast hits to 1807 proteins in 277 species: Archae - 0; Bacteria - 0; Metazoa - 736; Fungi - 347; Plants - 385; Viruses - 0; Other Eukaryotes - 339 (source: NCBI BLink).) — MALRMNHVRFLLILIVVAFVAGESFTVKQDSAKGDVIWEEVFHGDYGSWSPTPKIPRRSPAPIPHDDFAPPRRLKA; from the coding sequence ATGGCGCTTCGTATGAACCATGTAAGGTTTCTTCTTATCCTCATTGTGGTTGCTTTCGTGGCCGGAGAAAGTTTTACGGTGAAGCAAGATTCAGCAAAGGGAGATGTAATTTGGGAAGAAGTATTTCACGGGGATTATGGTTCTTGGAGCCCGACTCCAAAAATTCCAAGACGTAGTCCAGCACCTATTCCTCATGATGATTTTGCACCACCACGTAGGTTGAAAGCGTAA
- a CDS encoding Putative membrane lipoprotein (Putative membrane lipoprotein; Has 35333 Blast hits to 34131 proteins in 2444 species: Archae - 798; Bacteria - 22429; Metazoa - 974; Fungi - 991; Plants - 531; Viruses - 0; Other Eukaryotes - 9610 (source: NCBI BLink).), whose product MEKVTSIFFVLLLISSCLILRSQGQFRCKSVAECDSRGCRVGTHVICNEHHICTCAHGSPIGGQCDGVEDCDLSGCPPNSHVICDRIGGNFCTCVPN is encoded by the exons atggaaaaagtTACAAgcattttctttgttcttctcctAATTTCTTCAT gtCTGATTTTGAGGAGTCAAGGTCAATTTCGATGTAAGAGTGTTGCGGAATGTGATTCTCGTGGTTGCAGAGTAGGAACACATGTAATATGCAATGAACACCACATATGTACATGTGCTCATGGTTCTCCCATTGGTGGTCAGTGTGATGGAGTCGAAGACTGTGACCTTTCTGGCTGTCCACCAAACTCTCATGTTATATGCGATAGAATTGGAGGAAACTTCTGCACTTGTGTCCCCAATTGA